In a single window of the Streptomyces sp. NBC_00094 genome:
- a CDS encoding alpha-ketoglutarate-dependent dioxygenase AlkB: MTAPRPAFPARPGLPGLQGSLFDQGSDMGPGPLSGIRRTALGDGGAWVDHLPGWFHGAGALFEELAGSVPWQAEERRMYDHVVAVPRLLAYYREGAPLPHPALLEAREALSGHYARELGEPFVTAGLCLYRDGRDSVAWHGDRIGRSATQDTMVGILSLGDPRDLAFRPRGGGPVALRLPLGHGDLVVMGGSCQRAWEHAVPKTSRAVGPRISVQFRPRGVA; encoded by the coding sequence ATGACCGCGCCACGCCCTGCCTTTCCCGCCCGCCCTGGCCTCCCGGGTCTCCAGGGATCCCTCTTCGACCAGGGCTCCGACATGGGGCCCGGCCCCTTGAGCGGCATCCGACGGACGGCCCTCGGTGACGGAGGCGCGTGGGTCGACCACCTGCCCGGTTGGTTCCACGGCGCCGGCGCCCTGTTCGAGGAGCTGGCCGGGAGCGTGCCGTGGCAGGCCGAGGAGCGCAGGATGTACGACCACGTCGTCGCCGTACCGCGCCTCCTCGCGTACTACCGCGAGGGCGCCCCGCTCCCGCACCCCGCGCTCCTCGAAGCGCGCGAGGCCCTCAGTGGCCACTACGCACGCGAGCTGGGCGAGCCCTTCGTGACCGCCGGTCTCTGCCTCTACCGCGACGGGCGCGACAGCGTCGCCTGGCACGGTGACCGGATCGGCCGCTCCGCCACACAGGACACGATGGTCGGCATCCTCTCCCTCGGGGACCCCCGCGACCTCGCCTTCCGGCCGCGCGGCGGCGGCCCCGTCGCGCTCCGGCTGCCCCTGGGCCACGGTGACCTGGTGGTCATGGGCGGTTCGTGCCAGCGCGCTTGGGAGCACGCGGTCCCGAAGACGAGCCGTGCCGTCGGGCCTCGTATCAGCGTCCAGTTCCGCCCGCGGGGCGTGGCCTGA